GCGATTCCTGCATCGCCGCATGCAAGTTCGAGAACGGAATCGGCCTCGGCAACTACTGGAACCGCGTCGTGGCTGTTGGCCCCACGGGAACACATCCCGACATCGAAATGTACTGGCTGCCCGTGCAGTGCCAGCAGTGCGAAAACCCGCAATGCGTGAAGGTCTGCCCCACCGGCGCCAGCTATCGCGACCCCGACACAGGCATCGTGCTCATCGACAAGTCGAAGTGCATCGGCTGCCGTTACTGCATGATGGCCTGCCCCTATGGCGTACGCAGCTACAACGAAACAGAGCGCGTGGTGGAAAAGTGCACCCTATGCAGCCACCGCACGGCCGAGGGCCTCGAGCCCGCATGCGTGCACAACTGCTGCACGGGCGCGCGCATCTACGGTGACCTGGACGACCCCTCAAGCGACGCGGCAAAGGCCGTGGCAGCAGCGGGTGCCGCCAACTGCCACCGCCTGCCCGACCCGAAGGATTCAGGACCCAGCTCGGTGTACATCCTCAGTTCGAAAACGGCTAGCTGGAAGGAGCTGATCTAGATGGAAATCCAATGGCCTCTGCTCTTGTTCAGCCTCATCGCGGGCTGCGGGGGCGCCACATTCGCCTTCGTGGGTATTTCCGAGCTTCTGGGCGCCGCTGAAAAAGCGCGCTTCAAGGCTACCATCGCGGCTATCGCCCTCATGATCGTTGGTGGCCTGTGCTCCGTTGCCCACCTGGGTCAGCCCTCGAACATCATGGCAGCCGCGCAGAACCTGTTCTCGTTCTCGGGTATTTCGATGGAAATCATCGCACTCGGCCTGGCCGTTATCGTGGCGCTTATCTACCTGATCGCCATCCGCGGCGGCAACTTCGGCGGCGCTTCCAAAGCGCTGGGAGTATGCGGCATCGTGGTCGGCCTGCTGCTGGGCTTCGTTACCGGCAACGGCTACGTGATGCAAGCCCAGCCAGCATGGAACACCATCGCGCTTCCGCTGGCCTACCTGGGCACCGACCTGCCCATGGGCGCATTCACGTTCCTGGCTATCGCCTCGCTTTCCGGCGTGGACGGTGAGGAGCTGAAAAAGTTCGACACGGCGGCTATCGCGTGCGCCGTAGCGGCTCCGGTACTGTGCCTGATATACGGATTCATGGTGCAATTCGCCCTCGACCCCGTGCTGTTCTGGGGCGGAACCATCGTGATCGGTGCGCTCACCTGCCTGTTCGCGTGGAAACGCGGCACGAACGCCAACATGGTGTACGGCGGGCTTGCATGCGCCATCGCATGCGGTATCTGCCTGCGCGCAGTGATGTGGCTTGCCGGAAGCGGGTTCTTCGACCTGTTCGCAACCGCAGCCACGCGTAGCGTGCTGGGCATTTAGCAACCTGGGGTGGGGCGGGCTGCCTGCCCCACCCCTTCGAGAAGGAGGAACCGTCGATGATCCTCGAAGAGGAAATGGACGCAACACGCGAGCGCGAGCAAGTCAGGCAAGACGAGCTGGCCATGATTGCGGCGCTTGACACGCGCGCCGAATTCTACGAACTGCTGGCGAGTCTCTACTTCGCACCACTCAAGCAGGAGCAGATCGACAACCTTGCCCAGGCGGACCTTTCCGGTTGGGCCGAGCTGAACGAGCTCTTCGCCGAGGGCGCCAATGACATCGCCCGCTACCTGCGTAAACGCAATACGGGAACGCGCCAGGAACTTGCCGTCGACTTTACGGGCGCTTTCGCTGGCACCTCCACGTACAAGGGCAAGACCGCCGTGCCCTACAAGTCGGTATTCACGAGCGCCACGGGGCTGCTCATGCAGGAAGGCTATCGCGACGTCGTCCACGCCATGCGCGCGGAATCGGTCACGAAGCGCGCCGGGCTGGACTGGCCCGATGACCATCTATCGTTCCTGTTCGAATTCATGGCGCTGGAAAGCCGCCGCACGCGCGATGCGCTGCTAGATGGCCGCCTGGAACTGGCGCTGCATTACCTGAACGCCTCGGGCGATTTCCTGGACGCTCAGATTGCCTCATGGTTCGGCATGTTCCGCGACCAGGCGCTGCTCCTGCTTCACACCCGCTTCTATCGCGGCGTGCTAAAAATCACCCAAGGGTTCATCGAGCTCGACGAGCAGTCGCTGTTCGAAATGATCGATGTGGTGGAAAGCGCCGCTCCGGGCGACTTCGAGAGTCTGCACGAGGGCCAGGAGCCCCGCGATGAGCAGTGAGGAGGCCACCCCGAACGCAGAACCCGACGACCGTAGCCCGGGCCTGAGCAGGCGCGCCTTCATGGTGGGCGCGGCCGGCGCCGCGGCTATGATCGCCGTGGGTGGCGGGGTGAAGGCGTTCGCCGGGGAAAACGAGTTCGTATTTCCGCCCGGCGGGCAAACAAGCCAGCTTGTAGGCTCGTGCATCCGCTGCGACCGCTGCCGTTCCGCTTGCCCGCAGAACGCCATCAGCTTGGGGCATCTGGAAAACGGCCTGCTGAGCGTCCGCCTGCCCATCATGAAATACAGCCTGGGCTGGTGCGATTTTTGCGACGGAGAAGATGGCTTCCGCTGCGTAAAGTCATGCCCCACCGGAGCGCTTGTTCCAGGATTCGATCCGCACGCCGACAAGATGGGCATTGCGGTGTTCGACTACGACGAGTGCCTGCTCTTCCGCTCGGGTTCCCGCTCGTGCTCGAAGGAATGCCGGGACGCCTGCGCCTACGATGCCATCAAGGACA
This genomic stretch from Denitrobacterium detoxificans harbors:
- a CDS encoding TorD/DmsD family molecular chaperone; translation: MILEEEMDATREREQVRQDELAMIAALDTRAEFYELLASLYFAPLKQEQIDNLAQADLSGWAELNELFAEGANDIARYLRKRNTGTRQELAVDFTGAFAGTSTYKGKTAVPYKSVFTSATGLLMQEGYRDVVHAMRAESVTKRAGLDWPDDHLSFLFEFMALESRRTRDALLDGRLELALHYLNASGDFLDAQIASWFGMFRDQALLLLHTRFYRGVLKITQGFIELDEQSLFEMIDVVESAAPGDFESLHEGQEPRDEQ
- a CDS encoding 4Fe-4S binding protein, with translation MSSEEATPNAEPDDRSPGLSRRAFMVGAAGAAAMIAVGGGVKAFAGENEFVFPPGGQTSQLVGSCIRCDRCRSACPQNAISLGHLENGLLSVRLPIMKYSLGWCDFCDGEDGFRCVKSCPTGALVPGFDPHADKMGIAVFDYDECLLFRSGSRSCSKECRDACAYDAIKDTPDGGLEIIADLCNGCGACEYECPSAKYTAYDGSNRRGVNVEVWKG
- a CDS encoding 4Fe-4S dicluster domain-containing protein; the encoded protein is MRNCLVLDLDRCSGCDSCIAACKFENGIGLGNYWNRVVAVGPTGTHPDIEMYWLPVQCQQCENPQCVKVCPTGASYRDPDTGIVLIDKSKCIGCRYCMMACPYGVRSYNETERVVEKCTLCSHRTAEGLEPACVHNCCTGARIYGDLDDPSSDAAKAVAAAGAANCHRLPDPKDSGPSSVYILSSKTASWKELI
- a CDS encoding dimethyl sulfoxide reductase anchor subunit family protein, with the translated sequence MEIQWPLLLFSLIAGCGGATFAFVGISELLGAAEKARFKATIAAIALMIVGGLCSVAHLGQPSNIMAAAQNLFSFSGISMEIIALGLAVIVALIYLIAIRGGNFGGASKALGVCGIVVGLLLGFVTGNGYVMQAQPAWNTIALPLAYLGTDLPMGAFTFLAIASLSGVDGEELKKFDTAAIACAVAAPVLCLIYGFMVQFALDPVLFWGGTIVIGALTCLFAWKRGTNANMVYGGLACAIACGICLRAVMWLAGSGFFDLFATAATRSVLGI